One Triticum dicoccoides isolate Atlit2015 ecotype Zavitan chromosome 5B, WEW_v2.0, whole genome shotgun sequence genomic window carries:
- the LOC119312816 gene encoding uncharacterized protein LOC119312816, whose protein sequence is MAGGPIQLWNEWATQILVLLSFALQIFLFLFARTRRHGPSAVLKILLWLAYLMADSTAVYTLGHLSISGSPREQKLAVFWAPFLLVHLGSQDTITAYALEDNKLWPRHLLNLSVQAFGVAYVLYKYIAEIPASLGLATGLMFVIGLIKYAERIWALKRANLDSILSSIREPQALPIYYSELPTRGAGVEERDEEELLLFAQGMLPLCKGAIADLPLAFYKFVDFAIQPYSSYRLRWNCKAMCKVVEMELSLMYDILYTKAAVMHNWYGYCIRVFCPLVTVVAFILFQLSGNKDGYSRVDVGITYILLVGAFLLDMAAAFSAFGSTWTCSFLWTRGWSRLGLLILSLRRHFKAARGNRRWSRSIGQFNLFQFCSHDKSKLSIRVARMMGLKDWWNKWQHSETLVISEDVKELLFKLVWQALKEIHVPGAKYDANHTHEEEPMAMMPTACMSFGPESYEDTSRRRMKLDEALGFGAELQEVILTWHVFTDVFLLCRDMDTPKDNDATSSTYVKAIKALSNYNCFPHRYTPRHNTWSRATQHVRSNSRCFGCSMDYGWRVSIS, encoded by the coding sequence ATGGCTGGAGGGCCGATTCAGCTGTGGAATGAGTGGGCGACCCAAATCCTCGTCCTACTCAGCTTCGCGCTCCAGATTTTCCTCTTCCTCTTTGCTAGGACTCGTCGCCATGGACCCTCTGCCGTGCTGAAGATCCTCCTCTGGTTGGCGTACCTCATGGCCGACTCCACCGCTGTCTACACCCTCGGCCATCTCTCCATCAGCGGTTCGCCGCGTGAGCAAAAGCTTGCGGTATTCTGGGCGCCCTTCCTCCTGGTGCATCTTGGTAGCCAGGACACCATCACCGCCTACGCCCTTGAGGACAACAAGCTTTGGCCACGCCACCTGCTAAATCTCAGCGTCCAAGCCTTTGGGGTTGCTTATGTCCTCTATAAGTATATCGCCGAGATCCCCGCCTCATTGGGATTGGCAACCGGCTTGATGTTTGTCATTGGTCTCATCAAGTATGCGGAGAGGATATGGGCTCTCAAGCGCGCCAACCTTGACAGCATCCTGAGCTCTATCAGGGAACCTCAGGCCCTCCCTATTTACTACAGTGAGCTTCCAACCCGGGGAGCAGGGGTAGAAGAGCGAGATGAAGAAGAGCTCCTGCTGTTCGCCCAAGGCATGCTCCCTCTTTGCAAGGGTGCTATAGCTGATTTGCCTCTGGCCTTTTATAAGTTCGTAGATTTTGCTATTCAGCCGTACAGTTCTTACAGATTGAGGTGGAACTGCAAAGCTATGTGCAAGGTGGTGGAGATGGAGCTCTCCCTCATGTATGACATCCTCTACACCAAGGCTGCGGTGATGCACAACTGGTATGGCTACTGCATCCGTGTGTTCTGTCCGCTCGTGACTGTCGTCGCGTTCATACTGTTCCAGTTAAGTGGTAATAAAGATGGTTACAGCAGAGTCGATGTTGGCATCACTTACATCTTGTTGGTTGGTGCTTTTCTCCTGGACATGGCAGCAGCGTTCAGTGCTTTTGGGTCGACCTGGACATGTAGTTTCTTGTGGACTAGAGGCTGGAGTCGGCTTGGTCTTCTCATCCTGTCTCTTCGCCGGCATTTCAAAGCTGCTAGAGGCAACAGAAGGTGGTCACGCTCCATTGGACAGTTTAACTTGTTCCAGTTCTGCTCTCATGACAAGAGCAAGCTAAGCATCAGAGTGGCCAGGATGATGGGGCTCAAGGATTGGTGGAACAAATGGCAGCATTCTGAGACCCTAGTGATTTCGGAGGATGTCAAGGAGTTGCTGTTCAAACTTGTGTGGCAAGCACTGAAGGAGATTCATGTCCCTGGAGCAAAGTATGATGCCAACCATACGCACGAGGAGGAGCCCATGGCGATGATGCCAACCGCATGTATGAGCTTTGGTCCTGAATCATATGAAGATACTTCCAGGAGGCGTATGAAACTAGACGAAGCTCTGGGCTTTGGTGCTGAACTCCAAGAGGTGATCCTTACCTGGCACGTCTTTACGGATGTTTTCCTCTTGTGCAGGGACATGGACACCCCCAAGGACAATGATGCAACATCATCCACATATGTGAAGGCGATCAAGGCATTGTCAAATTACAATTGTTTTCCTCATCGCTATACGCCCCGACACAATACCTGGTCTCGAGCTACGCAGCATGTACGAAGCAACTCGCGTTGCTTTGGATGCAGTATGGACTACGGCTGGCGGGTTTCCATTTCGTGA